The sequence GTAATGAGTAGTTTGTTTATGAAGTCACAATGTGAAATATCCATGTCTGTGAAATATATATGTCTAGAAAAATTAttggtttcttcttcttcttcccaccataagtttgaattttaaattcttAAAGCAATTAGCTTCTTTGTTGTGGGATTTTTAGCTCATCCTTTATGGACAGAGTagtttgatttaaataaatatacctAAGATGATTCCCTAACTCCATCATATACACAAAatgtgatatatatttttttaatatttaaagaaaaaacagaaagaaaaagaaaaaaaaaaaacgattcaAATTAATGGAATAGGAAATCGGATGGGAAATGTAAGGAAACATGTGGACGTAAAATGGAAAGAGAATTGATGGAATATAGAAtggaaaatgacaaaattgtaCCTAAATGAATGATTATTATATTGAGAGACATTTTAGTTCACAAATGCTATTTCATGGTGAGAGATAATATGAAGTATCTAATCAAAatttaagaagaaagaagaagcaaAATTTGCAAAATGTGATGAGATCGTCTATGAGGTAGGTTTTAAGCTAAAATTTGTCTTTGGAGACAACTTCGACACATATAGAGACTTTAGGTCGTGTGTTGTGTACTTCATTCTATGAAAAGGCAGCTTTGTGTGCATGTAAATGACTAGCATCTTATATCAACGATGGTGATTTAAGTTCTTAAGCTAAGAGGGTTTTGACCACATATTAATTTCATATTTCTCTTTTGGATAGAGTTTATTGCCTTCCCTTTCCATTATAAAATGTAGCTTCATATCATAACCTTATATACAATTCATATAAACCATACCCTcgaaaaagaggaagagaaatgGATCCAACATCCTACCAACAAACCACCATTATTCACTTTAATCTCTTCTCTTTTCCTCTcatctttctcttcctcttcttcctaaTTTTCTCACTCAAACTCTTATCCACCAAAAATCCATCGGTCAGCAACTTACCATCACCACCACAACTCCCAATAATTGGCAACCTTCACCAATTAGGCAACCTCCCCCATCGCTCATTGGCATCTCTTTCAGAGAAATATGGTCCCCTAATGCTTCTCAAACTAGGCCAAACCCCAACTCTCGTTGTCTCGTCATCAAGACTAGCTAAAGAAGTAATGAAGTCTCATGACAACATCTTCTCAAACAGATCCCAAAACACAGCTGCAAAGTCCTTACTCTATGGATGCCATGATGTGGCCTTTGCTTCCTATGGAGAGAAATGGAGAGAGGCAAGAAAAGTTTGTGCTATGGAGCTTTTGAACCCCAAGAGAGAGGAGTATTTTCAACATGTTAGAGATGAAGAAGTTGAAGAGCTTGTGAAAGAGATTATTGGTGGGGATTCATCATTAGTGAATCTTAACAAGCTTCTTCTATCAACTTCAAATAATATAGTGGGGAGATGCGTTTTGGGAAAGAAATTTGAGGATGAAAGTTATGGGTTAGGGGAAGTTACAAGGAAGGCTATGGTGCTTTTGGCTGGGTTCTGTGTTGGGGATGCGTTTCCTTGGCTTGGATGGATTGATGTGTTGAGAGGATTTCGTGGACAACTCAAAGGAACATTTCAAAGAATCGATAAGCTCTTTGAGAAAGTCATTGAAGAGCATAGGGACAAGATGAAGAATGGTGATGATAATGGATGTTGTGAGAAGGACTTCGTGGGGATTATGCTCAAATTGCAACAACACAGTCTTGATTATCATTTCACCATGGAAGATTTAAAAGCAATTTTACTGGTTTAATCTCTTTCTTTCTATCTTTACATATAGAGTTCAGATCAGAATTAGTAACTAACCACATTTTTCCCTTTATCTCAAATGAAAATACTGGACACCAAACATAGATACTAtgttgatataatattaaatttacgtTCATCACTATTAACTTAAGTTTTCTAACTTGGTTTTTTTCGTACCCTTATAtcaaaatggtattttaacATTTCTACTACTCAATTAGAAAAGGAATAATATAACACATTTTCCAACTCAAATTGCAGGATATGTTACTAGGCGGAACCGTCTCAGCAGCAGCAAGTCTGGAATGGACAATGACAGAGCTAATGAGAAATCCAACCATCATGAAAAAAGTTCAAGAAGACGTCAGAACAATAgttggtaaaaaatcaaagatTGAAACAAACGACATTCAAAAGATGGATTACATGAAATGTATTATAAAAGAGTCTCTAAGGCTCCACCCACCATCTCCTTTATTGCTGCCACGAGAAACCATGGGAAGTGTCAACCTTGAAGGCTACCAAATTCCATAAAAAACAGGGGTTTTGATCAATGCTTGGGCAATTCAAAGAGACCCCAAAATGTGGGAAAGACCAAATCAGTTCGTTCCAGAGAGATTCATGGAGGAAAAGAAATCAATTGATTTCAAAGGTCACGA comes from Cucumis melo cultivar AY chromosome 12, USDA_Cmelo_AY_1.0, whole genome shotgun sequence and encodes:
- the LOC127143775 gene encoding phenylacetaldehyde oxime monooxygenase CYP71AN24-like encodes the protein MDPTSYQQTTIIHFNLFSFPLIFLFLFFLIFSLKLLSTKNPSVSNLPSPPQLPIIGNLHQLGNLPHRSLASLSEKYGPLMLLKLGQTPTLVVSSSRLAKEVMKSHDNIFSNRSQNTAAKSLLYGCHDVAFASYGEKWREARKVCAMELLNPKREEYFQHVRDEEVEELVKEIIGGDSSLVNLNKLLLSTSNNIVGRCVLGKKFEDESYGLGEVTRKAMVLLAGFCVGDAFPWLGWIDVLRGFRGQLKGTFQRIDKLFEKVIEEHRDKMKNGDDNGCCEKDFVGIMLKLQQHSLDYHFTMEDLKAILLDMLLGGTVSAAASLEWTMTELMRNPTIMKKVQEDVRTIVGKKSKIETNDIQKMDYMKCIIKESLRLHPPSPLLLPRETMGSVNLEGYQIP